A region of the Scatophagus argus isolate fScaArg1 chromosome 14, fScaArg1.pri, whole genome shotgun sequence genome:
TGCTCACAGGTTTACAACTACTTTCCGCAGCTCTGAAGTGGCCCAAACATATGTATGAAATGTTAACAGTACATAATGTTTAAAGAACAGTTGCAATACATGGTCTTCAAGGCAGAAAGGAGATATAAGGAGGGTTTCAAGTGTCTTAATGACAAGTTAGGAAGAAGGAAAAGGCTGAAGTTATTTAGAGAAACGAGGCAGAAATGCGACTAGCTGAGAGATTTATAAGACAGTTAATTGAGCTGTGATGACACACATTTGATCATAAAAACATTTGGCTTTTGCATACAAGTCCTTCAAAATGACATTCAAGGTTATCCACTTGCTATGATTGGCTaacaacttcttttttttctgcaaggcaaaatacacacagttcAGACTCTGCAAGGAAGTGTGtacaagaaaaatacagatataCTCTGCTGTTGGCTGTTACATAATTCTGATTTGGACGTTATTCGCAGGCTTCACAGCACCTGACAGGTCATTATTTGTTGTTAGTGAAATGGGCTGACATGTGGTCGCAGGTGATGCATGAACAGGCGCCacgctgtgtgtgcatgtatgtgtgttagtgGAAGTGTAACCATGTGTCTGCAGTGTACAGTACGtccgcatgtgtgtgttttgttgtgtgtatttgtgcgtgCGGGGTCGCTGTACTGAATGCGGTGGGACAGCAGGAACTCACCAGACCAGCCACAGCGTGACAGAGATCCAGCGAATGTTTTGAGAACGGAGCAGGTCACAGATGTTTTGtgccttcctcctctcagaTTGAAGTTCCTTCTGCGGGGCAGCAGAGCATGTGGAACAACAAACACTTAACTAGCAGAGCCATCAGTCTGGAAATAATTTCGTTAGAGAGAAGCTTATGAATGCATGGCCGCTTGGTGAGTggacacatgcatgtgcacatgagTGCATGTATAGGACCCAAATGCCAGGATCAGGATTAAGTGAGGCAAAAACAATGTGCAATGAAAAGCTGAGCAGACAAAGAAGCTTGTAATAAGTATAAATAGCGCTAGACAGATAAATTGGCAAAATTATAGCTTATTGCATATATCAGAGTATATGTGGGCTGATAAGTAAGAACAGAAACTAGGTCTGAGGTCATTTAGAAACAGTGTCAAAGTATTACttagtttgtccaccagagagcactgGTTTATTTCTACGCTGTCCCACTTGGTATCTACCTTTGGTCtcagttctttaaaaaaaaaaaaaaaaaacacttattacatttttcaaactcTTAAATATTGTTGTAGCTTCACAAAATTGCTGCCAAACAACAGCACTTTTAGCAGCAACTTTTTAACTCTGTTGGTGGAAGAGCAACATCCAGTTCCATGCGGGGCTGCTGGACCTCCTAAATTTACATTCTAATAATATTTTTACACCAGTATGCCACGCAACAGTACACTccaattcattcattttgtaacTGAGGGAAATTTCCTTCAATCCAAACGCGTCCTTCAATCCAAACGCCGCACCATAACTGCAATAATAACTATAATGAGAACGATGTGAGCATGCACATCCACTGATGAATGATAAAGTTCTATAAAATGAGGCACAAATCACGCACTGTGCACTACAGCTCTGTCAGCAGCTTACTGGTAGTTAAATGGATATTTCTGACTTGTTATTGCTGTATGctgaacagagaaacacaaagaaaaccacGAAATTCTTCAAAGGCGAGAGGAGTTACAAGAATTTGATGTCTGTTGAAGATGAAATTTATTCCTACTTTTGTATGAGTCAACATCATTTTCAAGGTATCCTGGCAAACAGGAAGGAAGACATCCGCAAGGAGAGACCCTGAAGACTGTTTGGTAGTATGTCAGgtaaaattatgtttatttatctgtaatTTGCAGTCTGATGTTACATTAGCTATGAGTGTGATAAGAGTAGACCATCTTAAAGGTGTTTCCTAAATGCCATCAATTAGTTTACATAAAAGAGGTCGGCTACAGTTGGAAGTCAATATTATAAGCACTGCATggacagattttgttttgctgttagTGCTTCTACTGTTTATCAAACCGAAAATAATCCCAGCGATATAATTTGCCGGTGTCATTGGGAGTCTGCCATCCATTTGAGTTagaatgatttttatttatagttATTGTTATAGTTAGCATTTGATATTCTGGCAAAGAATTCcagcaacagacagaaatggGTTTATCACTTGGCATGCAGATTAGTTCAGATTATTTGCTTCTGTGCAGAATAGTAAATGATAACATTTGACTGAACAGTGAAACATAAATTGTTCATTATCTTTCCCCATATAGGAaggaagaatttaaaaaaaaattgaactaTTAATTCAACATATTTACATCAGTCACTGGAAGCTATCAAAAAGATTTGACTCCCTCCTTCCCCCTAACATGTTTACCCATTCACTGACTATACTGTTCGCCAAAGTACTTCTGGTTACCACAAGAGTGGCCAAAGAGCACCAGCATCTTGGTGTGAAATCTCACCTGCAAAGGATCAAAGATGACCTGCGGCGGCTCGATTTTGTTCTTCTTAGCAGCCTGTCTGATTATAGCCTCAGCCTCTTCTACTCTCCTCTGTGAGAGCAGCCAACGAGGAGACTCTGGGATGTACCTGCGTCATCACACAACAGAGAGATGAAGCTTCAGTCTCCTGGGATAGAGGAAAAGATGCTACACAGTGAAAGTACTATGGAGGCTTTTTCCTAATTTGGATTGCACcattaaagtaaaatctgtATTACAGCTAGCCAGCTGTGAAGCTTTCAAAACACTGCAATAAGCACATGCTGCTGTGCTTAGACTAATGCAACATTACATCTTCACATTACTTGTTACTTGTCTGACAAATGGTTCAAAAGCCCCAAAACATTCAGTTCATTAtcaaaaaagacattaaaaatattaacatttgaGAAGATTCTTTTTTGAAATGTCAACAATCAAAGCAGATGCTGAATGAATGATGAGCTGATGATTTTGTATATCAGCTAACCAATTAATCGACTGATTGCCTCCGCGGTAAAACAGCGCAGATCCACACATATAGACAGTTATTTTGATTCACAGCCAAGACGACTAAGTTTCATGTGTAATCCCTGGCCAGATGTTAAAATTCTAAACATGTGACAAAAGCAGGCATGGCAAGAGATGGGAATGATCGATACGCTGGAGGACTCAGGTTAAATGCTTGAATCTACCGACTGAAAGCTCCCAAGCACTCTGTACATATCAGCATGGCAGAAAAAGAATTTCTCAACATTATAAAATCAGTTGACATCACAGATGGACAAATACTATATGTAACATcaacttaaaacacacacacacacacctaccacCACAAAGGCACAAGGAGAAAGTCTGACAGGGCGAGGCATAAGACTAGCATTTTCCAGTTTCTGGTGAAGAAAGCAAGCACTGGCAGCAGCATGTAGcccacagcaaagaaaagactCACACCAGCGGTGGTGAAAATTGTCCGGACCCGTGGGCCTAGTATCTCTGTTCCTTTGCACAAGAGAAAAGGGGAGCATTcaagaagaaatgaaatgatttgcaCAGTTTTCTGCATTATCATGAACCATTTGAGCAACTTAATGAGTAAAGGAGAACAAAGGTACCTAGCACAAACGCAGTCATATAATTGGAGATGTTTCCCACCCCGATAATGAAGTAGAGGGTGCAGAACACGGCCCAGGATGGAGAGAAGACCTGGGCGAAGGTGAACACTGTCTGGACCGCCATGGCAACAAACAACACTATTTTTCTCCCATACCTGAAAATGATTTGGCACAAGCGCGAGTAAATGACAAAGTAAGAGAGCTGTGTCGATGGGAAGTTCAAACAACCCGACCCCACTCTCGCTGCGCTCATTAGCCTTGTTTCCACTGTGCACAATCTGCCAAGCATCAGATGGCAGGCAGTGTTAGCAACGAGCTGCTGAAGAGAGTTAAACATCGAGCAACGAACAAAGGCCCAGATATTTTAAGAATAACCAGAGCTATACATAGTCAAGGTGACTGTACAGCCATAGCACATTAGTCATATTAACtatgtcatttgtgttttccccttttatttaGATCGTGGGCCCCAAGGCAGccaaaaatcaatgaaagcaaactttaaaacaattttGCTACATTTTGGGGCAGAGCTTTAAATAGCAggattattttttcattattatcttCTTTAAATAGCCTGTTAAGGTCAGTGCAGCAGAACCAGAAACACTCTTCTTCATTGTTGAAAACTTGTGCCGTACATTTTGAGCAGAACCAAAACATGAGTGTAGTCTTGGAAATTCTTGAAAGTTTTATGCTGTTGCTTGATTtttatctgacacacacatacgtaaGCAGCTGGGATCAcaggagttgttgtcttcattgtcaaACAACTGATGAAAAGTTACTGACACCACTCAGACACAAATGTTTACAGACATGGTAATGGTTTATTCACATTTGTGAACTTCCATCTTCACTCCCTGACTCTCTTCCTGAAGCAAATACACTGTAACTAAATAATGTATTTcactgggtttgaacattgatggaaaagtcattttgacattttaaggaAGAAATTCATATAATGTCTAAGCCAGATGAGGTACAACCAATATcattctgctgtcagtcagaatTCCACTGAAAACGATgcaaacacaatacacagaTCTCATTGTAAAGCACTTTTCAGTCTCCTATCTTCCTGTTGCTGGAATGTCAAGCTACCTAACTTGAGTCTGAATGCAAAGTCTTAAAGgtttaataattaaaagaaCTATTCATTGGCAAAGGCTTTGTTGTCATATTGAGACCTGAGAGGGGATAGGGAGCTGAAGGTTATATACTGAACTTTGACACTCGTACAGATTAGCCTGCCACATTCccagatttcttcttttttttaaatgtctttcttttttctttttggcaggAAACTGTGCTAAGTGACATATACAGTTTGAACAAACTACCTGTCGGATAGCTGTCCTGAAATGAAGGAGCCAGTGAAAACTCCGCAGAATAAGAGAGAGGAGGTCAGCGGCTTCTTCCACTTGTTATCACACACCAGGtcccactgcaaacacacagacacaagagaaCAGTGCACATAATaagaaaaacccaaaacataataaataactGCAATAAGTATAGTCTACTACAATTTTAGAATTTAAAAACCTTGTCCACACCTTAATGTTGACTCAATGctggggtatttttttttctgcagtttcacTAGCTGTTatggacaaaatattagaaacactaTATGCAAACGTTCTGCGTTGAGGAGCAACAACACAAACCTCAGAAACGATGGTGGAAATGTACACGCTGCGGTCGTAGTCCCACCCGTCCAAGCAGCCCTCCACTGCCACCTTAGACAGGTTGACATCAACGCCCGGCAGCAAGCCCCTCTCGGAGAAACTCACTATGTCTGTGAGTCTGTATCTGGAGCACTTGCTGGGCACCAGGTCGCCGGTGAGGCTCTCCTCCAGAGGGATGCTGCTGTTCCTCCAGGCGGCGGTGAGGTTGACGTCCGCCGGAATGGAGCAGCTGTGGGGCGGCGTGTCGGCCACAAACACGATGGACATTCCGGCGAAACCGTTAGGGATGATGGCCAtacagaggaggaagaacacCTGCTGCTGGAAACGTCCCCACTCCCCGAGGAAGGCGATTGCATCTTCATAATCGGTCATGTTGCGTGTGCGCGTTGATATTTCCTGTACGCGCCGGACGCACAAAGTGCTGGGGCAGAAGAGCGGACACGAATTTACAGGACTTTGCAGTGGGCATTTCAAAAGCAGTGGTTTTGTTACAGCTGTAAAAACCATCCCTCCCACAACAAATTAGCCAAGGCCGTAGCCATGGAGTTTCGGGGGCGGGGGGCCTCTGCCGCGGGTCTCTCCTCTCCAAATCAAACATAAAATCAGGCATTATCAGGCAGGTGCTGTCATTATTATTTACGGTGATGTCGCCTGTGTAACGCTTTTACATTCTAGTTTTGCActtttcaatacattttaaaataggCTGGTGACAGAGCGATAGTATGGGCCTACAGTACCCTCTCTCTATCAGTCTCTCTATCTCAACCCAAgcagtcaaggcagatggccgtccaCCTAGACCCGGGGTCTGCTTCGAGGTTTCTGctttctaaaaggcagttttttctcACCAAATTTCATATGACATATGCTCATAGGGGAACGTTGgattctctgtattacaaaatataattaaagagtttggtctagacctgctctaattgaaaagtgttatgagataacttttgctatgaattggcactatataaataaactgaactgaattgaatacAGTACATTAATTGTGCCTACCCACAGAACTGCAGTACTAGAATTGTTTGCTACTAATGATGGCGGTTTGTTTAAGGTATAGCTAGCTGCCATGCAGGGTTTCTCAGCTGCTGTTGCACCATTCTGGAATGGTGCAGCAGATAAACTGATTGCTCAAGTCTCATTACCAGGTTGTCAAATACTGATGCTGATGACAGCTAGCTATCTAAGGAAAATCCAGCATAGTATTGATTGGGATTATATCTGCTAATCACTACTTTGGATGGCCAAGCGTGGGTGCCTGTCATAGTGTAGCAgttttttgatttgtattttttggtCAACATAGTGGAGGGATATTCTGAGCATTTGAATACATGAATTATATATTGTAATTGCTGCCCTGACCCAGAACAGATTAGGCTGCTGCTGGCACTAAATATAAATTCGATCAAATTTAGAGAGTTTCTGTGAACTGGTGTGAGATCATTTGTTCACCATGAGTattatgaaatgaaagcagGCATGTTGTGGAGCTCCAGCTGGAGATGTGGGAAAACTTGTGTTTAGATCTCTGTATCATCAAAGAGAAAGCATTAAAACTCAAACCAACGCGTTGGAAAAGCCTGTCATTAGACGGCAGAGGGAGCACGAGTCCAGCAGACAGAGACTCTCCCTCCCCTGCACTACCAGCAATTTAGGATTTTTTTACACTGCCTTTCTGTGCTTGCCACACAAAACTCTGATGCACTCTGTATCCCTTTATCTCTGCGATGACAACAGTGGCTAATTATCTTTGGTCCAAGgtcagaacagaaaacactgtttttttctttgttacaaCTCTTTAAAAatctcctgtctctcttcccAGAACAACAGACACTTTCGTCTACCTCAGATATGGGTGACACGCTGATAAAATCCAGCTgccagcacctctgaagctcattaattaacacattatagCTTTTTTGTTTAGTCCTCACAAAAAAggaattgtttttaaaaaaaaagataattcaCTGTCGTACAAAGCTTACTTGCTGCTATGTATTGGACTATTTCTTGGTTTTCTTGCTCCCAGCTAAGTAGTCAGACAACCACCccacataaaacagcaaactgaTAGTGATCTTTATAGGCACTTGTAagtggattttgttttcatcagacaGAGCTAAGCTACTTAAACCTGCTCCCCATGCTCTTTAGACCAACTTGTTCCAGGCAACATTTCTATTTAAGCAGCAGGAAAAATGTTGCTTCCATCTGTTTTCTCCATATTTTCTACAGTCTCATGCAAGCTACACACCTTTAGGATGATAGTTTGTTTGCAATGAGTCCTACATGCAAAGAGTAGGACGACACCTTCCGATATTTGTCTGCAAATAAATTAAGACTCAGATAAATCTAAATCCAATTGGGAACATTTCCCTGTATTATTCTATTACTACTCAGGAGTCTAGCAGCTGACCAAACCCACATCAGTACGAACAGTATGTCCCctgactcaaaataaaaatcatttttctcaTCATTAAAACCTTTGAAGACTGTGTAAACCCTGACCTTATCAGTCGCAGGCTACTAAAATCCAGTGTTGATAGCAATTAGTTTTTTCCCTGCGAAAGCCCAAGTTAATGATTATGTTATGATCTGATTATGTTGTGAAACTGGAAGGAAGATaaggtcttgtttttttcccctagACATGACTAGTTCTGATAAGAAATGTTGCATCCTGAAATGCAtataaaattattataaaatatcTTTCCTGCAATTAAGTAGCCTAAAATTCACATAAATATGCCTCCACATGAAAACCTGGGCTGCAGCCCATGTATTGGAAGGCATCTGCTTTGCTGCAGTGCTCTTGAATTAGAAACTCACTTTATTTCTGCTGGGTGAAACCCACCCGTAACTTGGTTGAAAGAGTAAACTGCTGTTTGTCACAAATGTCACATGTCTATCATAACTTGGTTAGGATAAATCATTTAAGCTCATTATCCACTCATGAGAAACTGGTTGGGATACAGTCACTAACTTACATCTTTTGTGTTGGTTTACattgctttcatctgttttgaTGGGATGTCTCTAGAAGCCGTGTGGTGTCTTCACTGATAAAAGCCTACAGTTCACAATGGCCTAATCTTGTCATGCATAAATGTCCCGAATCACCCTTTTGCCTTGAACTCGGTTCAAACATTACTGCTTATCTTGCTGAAAAGTTGTTGAAGTGGGTACTGATTAAACTGATCACTAGTGTGTGGCATCATTGCTTGAATAAAAGCACAAAGGCGTTAgaatcaaaatatatttaaagttCCAAAAAGTGCTCACGGTGCATACTGACCCATTTCGATATTGCATATTATCTCTTCATGCTGCCAGGTAGATTAATCCACATCATTATCTCTTAGTTGATTTATACTTTGCACAAATAATCTGAAACTGCAAAGTGACTAGAAGCTAATGTTGTCAAATTAATGTGAAGTGGAGTAAAATGTAATATGTTGGcttccaaaatgtagtggagtcAAAGTATTAAGTACGGAAATGCTCAAGAGACAGTACATCACAATTGTACAGTAAATAAGAAAATTTACTTGAAGTAGTGAATACAAGAATGCACTGAACATTCAACAGACTAAAATGTGTTACCATAAAACAAAGTGTACTTTTTTTCTAAATAAGCCATTTTGGCAGATTACTCTAAATATAGTTAAATGAACCCATTTATTCTACAATTCAAAGCCTGAATACATGAATACAGGATTGCTGCAGTTTCTGCTGAGCTTCCCATAAAGGCCTCTTGCCTTTGCATGACTTAAAATTGTCCAATGGGTGTCTGCAATGCTACTTAGCAACATTTAGAGTACAGGCACGTGCACTTCTTTGGGGTATTTAAAAGTGTGGAATGTTGTTTAGAGAAAATGCCACATCTGACCACAGCCGTGTGGGGGCTGGGTGGATAGAATGGGCCACTCTGAAGcttttgatcattttcatttttgtaaatcAAATCAGTCAGCGAGAGGCTCCCCATTCATTAATCTCAGATAAACTGTTTCCCTGCCTATTCATTAACTGAGAGACACAGTATCCAGCAGCACTGCTTTAAGTCACTCTCGGATGAAAAAGTTAGCCCCTTGAAAAGGAGATTTAATACTCTCCCAGTACTGGAAACTGAAGTTTTTTTCAGGGTGACTCCGTCCCACCGAGGGACCAGCTCAGTCTCCCCCACGGAGAGCTCAACCCTGCAACTGTGGTACTAAGACTTTAAGAGGGAGACCTCGTCTCATACTCTGAAGAATTTCACCGGATTTTTTCTCCCTCAAGAGCAGGGAGGCATTTTTCCAAAGAATGGGGGACTATGACGAAGACACTGCATTTCTCAAACAGACTGGTCCTTATTTCTGGACCACATTCTTCCTGTTAAACACAGTTTTTGTCTCAACTGGATTCAACGGACTTTACATTGTATTCATTGGGGCAGCGCCGAAACACCACTGCCTCATCCCAGATGTTAACTTAACTGAGGAGTGGAGAAATGCCATCATTCCATTCACGATAGCGGATGGTGAGGAGGTGAAGAGCCAGTGCAGCAGATACAAGCTGGATGTGGTGAGGAATCTCTCCGCTGAGGGATATATTCCTGGAAGGGATGTCAACCTCACCAGCCTGGAGCAGGAGGGATGTTTGGATGGATGGAACTACAGCAACGAGATCTACAAATCCAACATAGTCACTGAGGTCAGcatgatttttgtgtgtgtgtgtgtgagagagttaCAGTTTGCCCctttctgtttgaaatgtgtctAAATCGCTTGTCTTCACAGTGGGACCTTGTTTGTGACAACCAGTGGAAAGTTCCATTTGCATCCTCAACACTCTTTGTGGGATATCTCCTCGGGTCCCTAATCTCTGGCCAACTTTCTGACAGGTATTTCATCCTTCTTTTTCAGTGAAACCCCCCTAAACACACTCATGTCATATCCCAGTATGGGTCATTTGTACCTTATGCATTGTAAGACTGAtggctttttctcttttataaaATGTACCTACAACTTTgcttataaaaatattaaattgcCACATGAGGATTTCGTataatttcagttcagttcaattcagtttatttatatagcgccaattcacgACAAAAGTTAACGCATCAGAAgtccaattagagcaggtctagaccaaaatctttaattaaattttaatatagagaacccaacattcccacttgagcaagcacttggcaacagtggtgaggaaaaactgcctaTGTAATGAATGTCATTAGTGACTGTTGTTATAATGACAACAGCTCCATCTACTGTTGAAGTTGAATAGAGAAGAGATGGACGTCTCCTACTTTCACCAGTCTTACAAAAGAACACACTTTAAAAGTTATGTACCGAGAATTTATCTACAATTTGTCCCCGAGGGTAAATTTCTGTAATAATGACTGTCgatatgttttatttcagcattGTCTTGTGGTACAGGCTGCCAATGGAAATTAACTTAATTTAAGAGACAACAGCAGTCAGGGTTGTTGGTCTTGACAGGTGTGAGAATACTACTGAATACTATTATGAAGTATTTTTAAAGTTTAGAGTATTTGGTGTTCCTTATGTTTATGGATCGTCTCTGGCAGATGTTCATGGCTTGTACCTTTGATTGCAGAAAAGCAGGGGGCTCAGGACACAGCGGTGTGGAGCATTCGTGTGTTGAACTATTCAGCTCTGTTGCAGCTGTGAAAACTGTGGTTGAGAAAGAGGGGGTAACAGGTTCAGAGGTTTAAGATCTTTTTGATCACAGTGTCACATAATATTAAAGACTCAAACTAAGCTGCTGAAGAGTAAAGGTTCAGGAGAAGATGCTAACATTTGCCCGTCCAAGCAAAATGAGAACAATAATCATTTAAGCCAACCTGTCccagcattttctttttgagatCCAGTTTATGGTGTGATGTGGTGACCATCAGACGGTTAAGAACACAGCATCTTGTTATggcattaaaaattaaatgctacatgtatttttttgtactgGGAAGTGGCATGAATATTTTTTACCTTTAGTAATACccaaaatgtttcagaaaatcCAGATTCCACAGATCACCATTTGAAGTGCTTGGCAGGTAATGGTGATAGTTACTGGATGGCCCTACAGTGGGTTTATGTTTACCCAAAATGATTGTCTTTACTTGTCTTCATTTAATTGCCAGATAAATTATCTGCCAGTGCCAAGTCAACtttgcacacaaaacatatttagcTTATCTGGAGTGTGACTTAACCAATATGAAATGTACTTTACAAACCTTAAACACATGTCTTCATTTGCAAAAAGTTACTCACAGCGACATCTAAACTTGAGTAAAGTTAATAGATGTAATATTTGGATGGCAGAAGTGCTTATGAATCAGTAACACGCACCTCTTTTCCTTTCAGGTTTGGGAGGAAGaagattattttcatgtctCTTGCCGCacagtgtgtctctgtcctgcttCAGTCCTTCTCTCATTCATGGAGGATGTTCTGCATCATGTTCCTCTTTGTTGGAGCCTCCCAGATTTCCATCtatatttctgcatttgtaCTAGGTAGGAACTGTAAACCGCTTCTACATCTGCATTgatagttttacttttttcGCCATGACTCTCACtgcctgcatgtttgtctttttttaatctcttgcTCACCAccaaattttcacattttattttctcttgggCAGGAACGGAGGTGTTAAGTAAAACGATGCGAGTAGTCTTCACAACTCTCGGTGCCTTTCTTTTCTACTGCATTGGGTACATGACTCTACCCTGGATTGCCTACGGCATCAGAGAATGGAGGACTCTTCTTGCTGTTCTCTCCATGACTTCTGTGGTCTACATCCCGTTGTGGTGGTACGTTGATTTTTGAACTAATGTTTTGAGCATGAATATAATGGCCTCATAATCAGAATCCATGGCTTAAAGGATATGTTGATATAGTACACCTAAACTGATTTTGCAGGTTCATCCCAGAGTCTCCTCGGTGGCTGATCACTCAGGGGCGAGTGAAGGAGGCCGAGGCCATCGTGAGGGATGCTGCAAGGAAGAATAAAGTTGAAGCCCCACCAGTAATTTTTAAAGACCCTGAGGTGAAGATTTGAATTAATATTGTTGGATCATTTGTTCATGTGTCGTGCCAAAAATTTGGTTTTTCATACATGGAAATACTCAAAACAGGGTCTTCACATGTGATTCTGGGAAGAGaaatttcatatttctgtccaGCTAAACATATTATTCCTGTccctttacattttatttcaaattgatCTTTTGACTCTGGAACCATTTATGTGCATTTGAAATTAGgcattattttgtaattttacagtAATGTCTGAAAGAAGGAGGTATTTATATATAATCCCATATCCTAAACTCCTTCAAGTCTGCATAAATTA
Encoded here:
- the LOC124070502 gene encoding solute carrier family 22 member 5-like isoform X2, with translation MVFTAVTKPLLLKCPLQSPVNSCPLFCPSTLCVRRVQEISTRTRNMTDYEDAIAFLGEWGRFQQQVFFLLCMAIIPNGFAGMSIVFVADTPPHSCSIPADVNLTAAWRNSSIPLEESLTGDLVPSKCSRYRLTDIVSFSERGLLPGVDVNLSKVAVEGCLDGWDYDRSVYISTIVSEWDLVCDNKWKKPLTSSLLFCGVFTGSFISGQLSDRYIPESPRWLLSQRRVEEAEAIIRQAAKKNKIEPPQVIFDPLQKELQSERRKAQNICDLLRSQNIRWISVTLWLVWNIVTIAYFALSLNTANLHGNAYFNCFLSALVEIPAYVLSWVMFRWFSRRLSLFSTLFLGGLFLLLIQLVPANLTYLAITLEMMGKFAVTTAFAVVYAYTAEVYPTVLRNTALGACSMASRIGSIVAPYFIYLRSYSVSLSYILMGSLTALWGLLSLLLPETYGMPLPDTITHMQHFPGCCQKTLNKCTDIEEKENANEVSSCPLNKQQQ
- the LOC124070502 gene encoding solute carrier family 22 member 4-like isoform X1, producing the protein MVFTAVTKPLLLKCPLQSPVNSCPLFCPSTLCVRRVQEISTRTRNMTDYEDAIAFLGEWGRFQQQVFFLLCMAIIPNGFAGMSIVFVADTPPHSCSIPADVNLTAAWRNSSIPLEESLTGDLVPSKCSRYRLTDIVSFSERGLLPGVDVNLSKVAVEGCLDGWDYDRSVYISTIVSEWDLVCDNKWKKPLTSSLLFCGVFTGSFISGQLSDRYGRKIVLFVAMAVQTVFTFAQVFSPSWAVFCTLYFIIGVGNISNYMTAFVLGTEILGPRVRTIFTTAGVSLFFAVGYMLLPVLAFFTRNWKMLVLCLALSDFLLVPLWWYIPESPRWLLSQRRVEEAEAIIRQAAKKNKIEPPQVIFDPLQKELQSERRKAQNICDLLRSQNIRWISVTLWLVWNIVTIAYFALSLNTANLHGNAYFNCFLSALVEIPAYVLSWVMFRWFSRRLSLFSTLFLGGLFLLLIQLVPANLTYLAITLEMMGKFAVTTAFAVVYAYTAEVYPTVLRNTALGACSMASRIGSIVAPYFIYLRSYSVSLSYILMGSLTALWGLLSLLLPETYGMPLPDTITHMQHFPGCCQKTLNKCTDIEEKENANEVSSCPLNKQQQ
- the LOC124071066 gene encoding solute carrier family 22 member 4-like; its protein translation is MGDYDEDTAFLKQTGPYFWTTFFLLNTVFVSTGFNGLYIVFIGAAPKHHCLIPDVNLTEEWRNAIIPFTIADGEEVKSQCSRYKLDVVRNLSAEGYIPGRDVNLTSLEQEGCLDGWNYSNEIYKSNIVTEWDLVCDNQWKVPFASSTLFVGYLLGSLISGQLSDRFGRKKIIFMSLAAQCVSVLLQSFSHSWRMFCIMFLFVGASQISIYISAFVLGTEVLSKTMRVVFTTLGAFLFYCIGYMTLPWIAYGIREWRTLLAVLSMTSVVYIPLWWFIPESPRWLITQGRVKEAEAIVRDAARKNKVEAPPVIFKDPELQTMPPSRKYTMLDIMKSKNIRCITLMCLLLWMAINIGYFGLSLNTSNLSGNPFMNCFLSATSEVPAYVVSTWLLKKCPRRALLSTFLVIGGGVLLLIQFIPDTLQYVSLTLEMTGKFGFTMAFSIVYIYTAEVYPTVLRNVGMGMCSSAARIGSITAPYVIYLGTYNKVLPYILMGSLTIASSVVNFFLPETLHRDLPETVEQMQECQGLCTGPQKKKYVENVGSGNPPAQHEAKSDMQTFSP